The following proteins come from a genomic window of Solwaraspora sp. WMMA2065:
- a CDS encoding mannitol dehydrogenase family protein has protein sequence MNDDIPLLGLDTLGRVPADARPVVRPGDVGAGIVHLGLGAFHRAHQAVYTEQAVATAGGDWGIIGVAPRNIDVVRRLTDQDCLFSVTTLSAAAARTRVVGALTGVRHAASDPAAVVALLADPAIRVVTLTVTEKAYQLDPVTGRLRPDEAVAADLTTDRAPTTVPGLLLRGLAARAAADAGPLALVSCDNLPSNGRRLHGLVTESLAYAKVPDETADWVQANVTFPGTMVDRIVPAATAQTLAAARSALGVSDLAAIAGEPYTQWVIEDDFPGGRPAWQTAGAVLTSDAGPWERLKLRGLNGVHSAIAYLGALAGHDTIAEALAGIPGLPEVLRRLIAEDVATSFTPPDGVSVVGYGESVLERFANPAIRHRTIQVAMDGSQKLPQRVLHTIADRRAAGDRPYWSALVVAAWMRFAQGRADDGAELPLDDPLAARIRAALAGSGGTPAGVVAALLGLTEVFPPELAADPEVHEMITTWLTALDRHGVVGALTGAAG, from the coding sequence GTGAACGACGACATCCCGCTGCTCGGCCTGGACACCCTGGGCCGGGTGCCGGCCGACGCCCGACCGGTGGTCCGCCCCGGCGACGTCGGCGCCGGCATCGTCCACCTCGGACTAGGTGCCTTCCACCGGGCCCACCAGGCGGTCTACACCGAGCAGGCAGTCGCCACCGCCGGCGGTGACTGGGGCATCATCGGCGTCGCACCGCGCAACATCGACGTGGTGCGGCGGCTCACCGACCAGGACTGCCTGTTCAGCGTCACCACGCTGTCCGCCGCAGCGGCCAGGACCCGGGTCGTCGGTGCGCTCACCGGGGTCCGGCACGCCGCCAGCGACCCGGCGGCGGTGGTGGCCCTGCTGGCCGACCCGGCGATCCGGGTGGTCACGCTGACCGTCACCGAGAAGGCGTACCAGCTGGACCCGGTCACCGGGCGGCTGCGGCCGGACGAAGCGGTCGCCGCTGACCTGACCACCGACCGGGCGCCGACGACCGTGCCGGGCCTGCTGCTACGCGGGCTGGCCGCCCGCGCCGCCGCCGACGCCGGCCCGCTCGCCCTGGTCAGCTGCGACAACCTGCCGTCGAACGGACGCCGGCTTCACGGGCTGGTCACCGAGTCCCTGGCGTACGCGAAGGTGCCCGACGAGACCGCCGACTGGGTGCAGGCCAACGTCACCTTCCCCGGCACCATGGTCGACCGGATCGTGCCGGCCGCCACCGCGCAGACCCTGGCCGCCGCCCGGTCCGCGCTCGGCGTCAGCGACCTGGCGGCGATCGCCGGGGAGCCGTACACGCAGTGGGTGATCGAGGACGACTTCCCCGGCGGCCGGCCGGCCTGGCAGACCGCAGGGGCGGTGCTGACCAGCGACGCCGGCCCGTGGGAGCGGCTCAAGCTGCGCGGGCTCAACGGGGTGCACTCGGCCATCGCCTACCTCGGGGCGCTGGCCGGGCACGACACCATCGCCGAGGCGCTGGCCGGTATCCCCGGCCTGCCCGAGGTGCTGCGCCGGCTGATCGCCGAGGACGTCGCGACCAGCTTCACCCCGCCGGACGGGGTGTCGGTCGTCGGGTACGGCGAGTCGGTGCTGGAGCGGTTCGCCAACCCGGCGATCCGACACCGCACCATCCAGGTGGCGATGGACGGCTCGCAGAAGTTGCCGCAGCGGGTCCTGCACACCATCGCCGACCGGCGGGCGGCCGGCGACCGGCCGTACTGGTCGGCGCTGGTGGTCGCCGCCTGGATGCGGTTCGCCCAGGGGCGGGCCGACGACGGGGCCGAGTTGCCGCTGGACGACCCACTCGCCGCGCGGATCCGGGCGGCGCTGGCCGGGTCCGGGGGCACCCCGGCGGGCGTGGTGGCCGCGCTGCTCGGGCTCACCGAGGTGTTCCCACCCGAGCTGGCGGCCGACCCGGAGGTCCACGAGATGATCACGACCTGGCTGACCGCGCTGGACCGGCACGGGGTGGTCGGCGCGCTGACCGGCGCGGCCGGCTGA
- a CDS encoding Gfo/Idh/MocA family oxidoreductase: MRSTPPRVALIGANGHGLWHRRQIAPLHDAGELRLVGLVDVRPVEPAPDAPVPDGVQVDTDHRRMLAQTRPDVVVICTPPYTHLPIALDALAAGADLLLEKPPVLSLDEHRRLTAALAEHGRVCQVGFQALGSAALAELTAAATGGRLGSVTGISTVASWQRDDAYYRRSPWAGRRTVDGRPSLDGALANPLAHATMQCLAVAAAVDPSPPVLVELERYRVRPIEVDDTASMRITLDSGLAIVAAVTLAGEEFIPGEVLVHGTAGAAVLEYPTDRLRLPGERSMRPVPGRAGLLENLLAHRRDPSGVPLIAPLARTEAFTALLEVVQDAPEPCLLGPDRTVATGVAGADRVLTIEGVNAVVRRGAAELALFSEQEVPWAVRPYRTRLAQGVVGR; the protein is encoded by the coding sequence GTGAGGAGCACCCCGCCCCGGGTGGCCCTGATCGGTGCCAACGGGCACGGATTGTGGCACCGGCGGCAGATCGCCCCGCTGCACGACGCCGGCGAACTGCGCCTGGTCGGCCTGGTCGACGTACGGCCGGTCGAGCCGGCCCCCGACGCTCCGGTCCCGGACGGGGTGCAGGTCGACACCGACCACCGGCGGATGCTGGCGCAGACCCGGCCGGACGTGGTGGTGATCTGCACGCCGCCGTACACCCATCTGCCGATCGCGCTTGACGCGCTGGCCGCCGGCGCGGACCTGCTGCTGGAGAAGCCGCCGGTGCTGTCGCTGGACGAGCACCGGCGGCTGACCGCGGCGCTGGCCGAGCACGGCCGGGTCTGCCAGGTCGGTTTCCAGGCGCTCGGATCGGCGGCGTTGGCCGAGTTGACCGCGGCGGCCACCGGCGGTCGGCTCGGCTCGGTCACCGGCATCTCGACGGTCGCCTCCTGGCAGCGCGACGACGCGTACTACCGGCGGTCGCCGTGGGCCGGGCGGCGTACGGTCGACGGCCGGCCGTCGCTGGACGGGGCGCTGGCCAACCCGTTGGCGCACGCCACCATGCAGTGTCTGGCGGTAGCGGCGGCGGTGGATCCCAGCCCGCCGGTGCTGGTCGAGTTGGAGCGCTACCGGGTGCGGCCGATCGAGGTGGACGACACCGCGTCGATGCGGATCACCCTGGACTCGGGGCTGGCGATCGTGGCCGCGGTGACCCTGGCCGGTGAGGAGTTCATCCCCGGTGAGGTGCTGGTGCACGGCACGGCCGGCGCCGCGGTGCTGGAGTATCCGACGGACCGGCTGCGGCTGCCCGGCGAGCGATCGATGCGGCCGGTGCCGGGGCGGGCCGGGCTGCTGGAGAACCTGCTGGCGCACCGCAGGGATCCGTCCGGTGTACCGCTGATCGCCCCGCTGGCCCGGACCGAGGCGTTCACCGCGCTCTTGGAGGTGGTGCAGGACGCCCCGGAGCCGTGTCTGCTCGGTCCGGACCGGACGGTCGCGACCGGGGTGGCCGGAGCGGACCGGGTGCTGACGATCGAAGGGGTGAACGCGGTCGTCCGACGCGGTGCGGCCGAGCTGGCGCTGTTCTCCGAGCAGGAGGTGCCGTGGGCGGTCAGACCGTACCGGACCCGGCTGGCGCAGGGGGTGGTGGGCCGCTGA
- a CDS encoding pectate lyase yields the protein MTAAVAGIAIVAVLPAPAAAGRDTGSDRLSWTARSLGRQALPPNDGWAAAGAGTTGGSAASQDNVHVVDSRAELIDALGGDNATNRNNDTPKIIYIKGTVNGFEGPDGNLLTCADLADPEYDFDEFLVTYDPAVWGYENDPSGPLEDARRRSVTNQTRYTQINVGANTTIIGLRGARLENLTLMVDSVRNVIVRNVVFDDAYDCFPAWSPDDGDAGNWNSQFDLMSVRRSENVWVDHNTFTDGDNPDSAQPIYFGRPLQVHDGALDITHTASLVTVSYNRFDGRDKVMLIGSSNTVGPDVGRLNVTLHHNVFDGSLQRLPRIRFGQIDVYNNHYELSGDDFEYAVGVGVQGAPYLENNSFRLGSGIDTADLLHDWGGTVLTEKGSWVGQGHRPLRPASLLDAYNAANEPDLGDDAGWTPTLRHGAVLPTAVVPIYTRLTAGAGKLPV from the coding sequence TTGACTGCCGCTGTTGCCGGAATCGCGATCGTGGCGGTGCTGCCGGCCCCGGCCGCCGCCGGCCGGGACACCGGTTCCGACCGGCTGTCCTGGACGGCCCGGTCGCTGGGCCGCCAGGCGTTGCCACCGAACGACGGCTGGGCGGCCGCCGGTGCCGGCACCACCGGAGGATCGGCGGCCAGCCAGGACAACGTTCACGTGGTCGACAGCCGAGCCGAGTTGATCGACGCCCTCGGCGGCGACAACGCCACCAACCGGAACAACGACACCCCGAAGATCATCTACATCAAGGGCACGGTCAACGGCTTCGAAGGCCCGGACGGCAACCTGCTGACCTGCGCCGACCTCGCCGACCCCGAGTACGACTTCGACGAGTTCCTGGTCACCTACGACCCGGCCGTCTGGGGATACGAGAACGACCCGAGTGGCCCGCTCGAGGACGCCCGTCGACGGTCGGTCACCAACCAGACCCGGTACACCCAGATCAACGTCGGAGCCAACACCACCATCATCGGGCTGCGCGGAGCCCGGCTGGAGAACCTGACCCTGATGGTGGACAGCGTCCGGAACGTCATCGTCCGCAACGTCGTCTTCGACGACGCGTACGACTGCTTTCCCGCCTGGTCGCCGGATGACGGCGACGCCGGCAACTGGAACTCCCAGTTCGACCTGATGTCGGTGCGTCGCTCGGAGAATGTCTGGGTCGACCACAACACCTTCACCGACGGCGACAACCCGGACAGCGCCCAACCGATCTACTTCGGCCGGCCGCTGCAGGTGCACGACGGAGCGCTCGACATCACCCACACAGCCAGCCTGGTGACCGTGTCCTACAACCGGTTCGACGGCCGGGACAAGGTCATGCTGATCGGCTCGTCGAACACTGTCGGCCCCGACGTCGGCCGGCTCAACGTCACCCTGCACCACAACGTCTTCGACGGCAGCCTGCAACGGCTGCCCCGGATCCGGTTCGGTCAGATCGACGTCTACAACAACCACTACGAACTGTCCGGCGACGATTTCGAGTACGCCGTCGGAGTAGGCGTACAGGGCGCACCGTACCTGGAGAACAACTCGTTCCGGCTGGGCTCCGGGATCGACACCGCCGACCTGCTGCACGACTGGGGCGGCACCGTGCTGACCGAGAAGGGCAGCTGGGTCGGGCAGGGTCACCGGCCGCTGCGCCCGGCCAGCCTGCTCGACGCGTACAACGCGGCGAACGAGCCGGACCTGGGCGACGACGCTGGCTGGACCCCGACCCTGCGGCACGGGGCGGTGCTGCCCACCGCGGTCGTCCCGATCTACACCCGGCTCACCGCGGGCGCCGGCAAGCTCCCGGTCTGA
- a CDS encoding family 16 glycoside hydrolase — MQSSTGRRRRGLLATLGASAVTATLVLAATSGNAHAATLFQADFESGGTSGWSKSGGSWEVVSDGSQVLRQDNTGSNLARFFAGSTSWTDYQLQARVKPLSLHGSDRFVGIASRVTSNTRMYRLALTSNNRAELQLVNGSQITVLGSAALSVATGTWYTLRIESSGSTVRGYVDGSQIGSGSDDSWDSGRIALVTGYAGASYDDVRVDTLGSVPEPTTPAPTTAPPTSPPPTTAPPTSPPPTTAPPTSPPPSGDTLYVAPNGSDSASGTVSNPTTLTSAITRIAPGGTIYLRGGTYRYSQTITIAQGNSGTSSARKNLYAYPGETPILNFSAQSEDSANRGLAIGGSYWHVYGIIVERAGDNGILLAGNHNIIERVVTRHNRDTGLQLSRLIAGAPRDQWPSNNLVLSSVSHDNVDSDGEDADGFAPKLTVGSGNVFRYTVAHNNIDDGYDLYTKSDTGPIGAVTIEHSLAYDNGTLSNGGQAGNGDRNGYKLGGEDIGVNHTIRSNIAYRNGKHGFTYNRNLGTMTVSNNVSIGNEERNFNFDGGSSVFRGNTSCDSGSNDRIIGNSDSSNQFWSGSNGSRCSTYSGSLGWSFASDGRLVVTFGGRVVTP, encoded by the coding sequence GTGCAGAGCAGCACGGGTAGACGCCGTCGTGGACTGCTGGCCACGCTCGGCGCGAGCGCGGTCACCGCGACGCTGGTCCTCGCGGCGACCAGCGGCAACGCCCACGCCGCGACGTTGTTCCAGGCCGACTTCGAAAGCGGCGGCACCAGCGGCTGGTCCAAGTCCGGCGGCAGTTGGGAGGTCGTCTCCGACGGCAGCCAGGTGCTGCGGCAGGACAACACCGGCAGCAACCTGGCCCGGTTCTTCGCCGGCAGCACCAGTTGGACCGACTACCAACTGCAGGCCCGGGTCAAGCCGTTGTCGTTGCACGGATCCGACCGGTTCGTCGGCATCGCCTCCCGGGTCACCAGCAACACCAGGATGTACCGGTTGGCGCTGACCAGCAACAACCGCGCCGAGCTGCAGCTGGTCAACGGCAGCCAGATCACTGTGCTCGGCTCGGCGGCGCTGAGCGTGGCCACCGGCACCTGGTACACCCTGCGGATCGAGTCGAGCGGTAGCACCGTCCGCGGCTACGTCGACGGCAGCCAGATCGGCTCCGGCAGCGACGACTCATGGGACTCCGGCCGGATAGCCCTGGTCACCGGCTACGCCGGGGCCAGCTACGACGACGTCAGGGTGGACACTCTCGGTTCCGTACCGGAACCGACGACCCCCGCGCCGACCACCGCACCCCCGACCAGCCCGCCGCCGACCACCGCACCCCCGACGAGCCCGCCGCCGACCACCGCGCCACCGACCAGCCCGCCGCCGTCCGGTGACACCCTGTACGTTGCACCGAACGGTAGCGACAGTGCGTCCGGGACGGTGTCCAACCCGACGACGCTCACCTCGGCGATCACCCGGATCGCACCCGGCGGCACGATCTACCTGCGTGGCGGCACCTACCGATACTCGCAGACCATCACCATCGCTCAGGGCAACAGCGGTACGTCCAGTGCCCGTAAGAACCTGTACGCCTACCCGGGCGAGACGCCGATCCTGAACTTCTCGGCACAGAGCGAGGACTCGGCCAACCGCGGGCTGGCGATCGGCGGGTCCTACTGGCACGTCTACGGCATCATCGTCGAACGGGCCGGCGACAACGGGATCCTGCTCGCTGGCAACCACAACATCATCGAACGGGTGGTCACCCGGCACAACCGGGACACCGGCCTGCAGCTGTCCCGGCTCATCGCCGGAGCACCGCGCGACCAGTGGCCGTCCAACAACCTGGTGTTGAGCTCGGTGTCGCACGACAATGTCGACTCCGACGGTGAGGACGCCGACGGATTCGCCCCGAAGCTCACCGTCGGTTCCGGCAATGTCTTCCGCTACACCGTGGCGCACAACAATATCGACGACGGCTACGACCTGTACACCAAGAGCGACACCGGGCCGATCGGCGCGGTGACGATCGAGCACTCCCTGGCGTACGACAACGGCACGCTCAGCAACGGTGGTCAGGCCGGCAACGGCGACCGCAACGGCTACAAACTCGGCGGCGAGGACATCGGCGTCAACCACACCATCCGGAGCAACATCGCGTACCGCAACGGCAAGCACGGGTTCACGTACAACCGCAACCTCGGCACGATGACGGTGTCGAACAACGTCAGCATCGGCAACGAGGAACGCAACTTCAACTTCGACGGCGGCAGCTCGGTGTTCCGCGGCAACACGTCGTGTGACAGCGGCTCGAACGACCGGATCATCGGCAACTCAGACAGCTCGAACCAGTTCTGGTCCGGCTCGAACGGCTCCCGGTGCTCGACGTACTCGGGCTCGTTGGGCTGGTCGTTCGCCTCGGACGGTCGTCTCGTGGTCACCTTCGGGGGACGGGTCGTTACACCGTGA
- the ugpC gene encoding sn-glycerol-3-phosphate ABC transporter ATP-binding protein UgpC, which produces MATVTYDQASRIYAGTERPAVNKLDLEIGDGEFLVLVGPSGCGKSTSLRMLAGLEDVDEGRILIDDRDVTHLPPKARDIAMVFQNYALYPHMTVYENMAFALKLRRTSKSEIDRRVKEAAALLQLEEYLNRKPKALSGGQRQRVAMGRAIVREPQVFLMDEPLSNLDAKLRVQTRTQIASLQAKLGVTTVYVTHDQVEAMTMGHRVAVLLDGVLQQVDTPRNLYDVPANVFVAGFMGSPAMNIKTVPLTEQGAVFADLVVELSREQVEAAKANGGGNKVTVGFRPEDCDLVGASEGGMPMSVELVEDLGSDANVYGYATLDGSSERFVVRTDRRHMPRMNDTVFVRPRPGQHHAFHAANGQRL; this is translated from the coding sequence ATGGCTACGGTCACCTACGACCAGGCGTCCCGCATCTACGCGGGCACCGAGCGACCCGCTGTCAACAAGCTCGACCTCGAGATCGGCGACGGCGAATTCCTCGTGCTGGTCGGCCCCTCCGGTTGCGGTAAGTCCACCAGCCTGCGGATGCTCGCCGGTTTGGAGGACGTCGACGAGGGCCGCATCCTCATCGACGACCGCGACGTCACCCACCTGCCGCCCAAGGCCCGCGACATCGCGATGGTCTTCCAGAACTACGCGCTATACCCGCACATGACGGTGTACGAGAACATGGCCTTCGCGCTGAAGCTGCGCCGGACCTCGAAGTCGGAGATCGACCGCCGGGTCAAGGAAGCCGCCGCTCTGCTGCAGCTGGAGGAGTACCTCAACCGCAAGCCGAAGGCGCTCTCCGGTGGTCAGCGCCAGCGGGTCGCGATGGGTCGGGCGATCGTCCGGGAGCCGCAGGTCTTCCTGATGGACGAGCCGCTGTCGAACCTCGACGCGAAGCTGCGGGTGCAGACCCGTACCCAGATCGCCTCGCTGCAGGCCAAGCTGGGGGTCACCACCGTCTACGTCACCCACGACCAGGTCGAGGCGATGACGATGGGCCACCGGGTGGCGGTGCTGCTCGACGGCGTGCTGCAGCAGGTCGACACCCCGCGGAACCTGTACGACGTACCGGCGAACGTCTTCGTCGCCGGCTTCATGGGCTCCCCCGCCATGAACATCAAGACCGTCCCGCTGACCGAGCAGGGTGCCGTCTTCGCCGACCTGGTCGTCGAGCTGAGCCGCGAGCAGGTCGAGGCGGCCAAGGCCAACGGCGGCGGCAACAAGGTCACCGTCGGGTTCCGTCCCGAGGACTGCGACCTGGTCGGCGCCTCCGAGGGCGGCATGCCGATGTCGGTCGAGCTGGTCGAGGACCTCGGCTCGGACGCCAACGTCTACGGCTATGCGACGCTCGACGGCAGTTCGGAGCGGTTCGTGGTGCGGACCGACCGCCGGCACATGCCGCGGATGAACGACACCGTGTTCGTCCGCCCCCGTCCGGGCCAGCACCACGCGTTCCACGCCGCCAACGGCCAACGGCTCTGA
- a CDS encoding FAD-dependent oxidoreductase, which yields MGLSRTVGRLFGVRSELVRADPAGTDRVAAGTDALVVGGGIAGMCAAIVLAERGVRVTVLEGAAQLGGRLAAWPETLTDGTVQPVDHGFHAFFRQYYNWRAILRRADPTLGMLRPVDGYPVWSAQWPPEEFGRLPTTPPLNLLALLLRSPSLRLRELREMDRRAAMPLLAYHPDRTYAELDHRSAAELLDSLRLPDRARAMLFEVFSHSFFNHEREMSAAELVANFHFYFLGNPEGLGFDAPEQDYDAAIWQPLHEHLRRHGGRVVTGDVVHTVIPRRANGWQVRSASGAAHTARYVVLAVDPPALRTLLADSPRLAEAAPTLAERVGSLVDAPPYAVARLWLSGDVAPDRPVFSGVSRQPTLDSVTLYHRLERQARQWAQRSRGAVLELHAYACPEQVPAESLADRMRAELAALWPEVADLPVLESRARVEAQAPAFPPGAAAGRPGVVTDADGLFLAGDGIDTDLPSALMERAAVTGILAANHILLREGAATEPLRTIRRYGLLARERHPSTSADVGPPQ from the coding sequence TTGGGACTGTCCCGAACGGTCGGCCGGCTCTTCGGCGTACGGTCCGAGCTGGTCCGAGCGGATCCGGCCGGCACCGACCGGGTGGCCGCAGGCACCGACGCGCTGGTCGTCGGCGGCGGCATCGCCGGCATGTGCGCGGCGATCGTCCTCGCCGAACGCGGCGTACGGGTCACCGTGCTGGAAGGCGCCGCCCAGCTCGGCGGACGGCTGGCCGCCTGGCCGGAGACGCTGACCGACGGTACGGTTCAGCCGGTCGACCACGGTTTCCACGCGTTCTTCCGCCAGTACTACAACTGGCGGGCGATCCTGCGCCGGGCCGACCCGACACTCGGCATGCTGCGCCCGGTCGACGGCTATCCGGTGTGGTCGGCGCAGTGGCCGCCGGAGGAGTTCGGCCGGTTGCCGACCACACCGCCGCTGAACCTGCTCGCGCTGCTGCTGCGCAGCCCGAGTCTGCGGCTGCGCGAACTACGCGAGATGGACCGTCGGGCGGCGATGCCGCTGCTGGCCTACCATCCGGACCGGACGTACGCCGAGCTCGACCACCGGTCCGCCGCCGAGCTGCTGGACTCGCTGCGGCTGCCGGACCGGGCCCGCGCCATGCTGTTCGAGGTCTTCTCCCACTCGTTCTTCAACCACGAGCGGGAGATGTCCGCCGCCGAGCTGGTGGCCAACTTTCACTTCTACTTCCTGGGCAACCCGGAAGGGCTCGGCTTCGACGCACCGGAGCAGGACTACGACGCCGCGATCTGGCAACCGCTGCACGAACATCTGCGCCGGCACGGTGGCCGGGTGGTCACCGGCGACGTGGTGCACACCGTCATCCCCCGGCGGGCCAACGGGTGGCAGGTGCGGTCCGCCTCCGGAGCCGCGCACACCGCCCGGTACGTGGTGCTGGCCGTCGACCCGCCGGCGTTGCGCACGCTGCTGGCTGACTCGCCCCGGCTGGCCGAGGCCGCGCCGACGTTGGCCGAGCGGGTCGGCTCGCTGGTCGACGCTCCTCCGTACGCGGTGGCCCGGCTCTGGTTGAGCGGCGATGTCGCCCCAGACCGGCCGGTGTTCAGCGGCGTCTCCCGCCAGCCGACCCTGGACTCGGTCACCCTCTACCACCGGCTGGAGCGTCAGGCGCGGCAGTGGGCGCAGCGCAGCCGGGGCGCGGTGCTCGAACTCCACGCGTACGCCTGCCCGGAGCAGGTGCCGGCCGAGTCGCTGGCCGACCGGATGCGTGCCGAGCTGGCGGCGCTGTGGCCGGAGGTGGCCGACCTGCCGGTACTGGAGTCACGGGCGCGGGTCGAGGCGCAGGCCCCGGCGTTTCCGCCCGGGGCGGCGGCGGGGCGGCCCGGCGTGGTCACCGACGCGGACGGGTTGTTCCTGGCCGGCGACGGGATCGACACTGATCTGCCGAGCGCTCTGATGGAACGGGCTGCGGTGACCGGGATCCTGGCCGCGAACCACATCCTGCTTCGGGAGGGCGCGGCCACCGAGCCGCTGCGGACAATTCGGCGCTACGGGCTGTTGGCGCGGGAGCGACACCCGTCAACGTCGGCCGACGTCGGCCCGCCGCAGTAG
- a CDS encoding NAD-binding protein, with product MAVDPWRDRARRAVGGRLRSNGDNQPHYVVCGHDPLAYRLVGELVAAAATVTVIVPTRPRPDGPDMRSIKGIRLLRADRLTEQTFRSAGLAGARGLALLNQDDVGNINAALCAQEVEPDLRVVMRMFNTRLGSRVKRLFVDCEVLSDASMAAPAFVAAALGVVSPTHFRHGGRTLHVAQRDEVRPEHVICGLADLSDAGRPRVLPADQHTADLVLAEAAGSQLAPVRAARRIIRARQRARLWRDPVRALRSFATRKIGMATLGVLAVVVVFGMLLSRAEGVSVAEAVYLTVVMTLSGADPDLGKSAAVQVMQVVLSLAGLALIPLLTAAVVDGLVNARLAIADRQTRPERAGHVVVVGLGNVGTRVMWQLHDLGVEVVGVDKDPDARGVPVARELDIPLIIGDGSQEETLRAASVATCRALVIVSTDDVTNLQAALYAREIHSDVHVVLRLFDGDFASRIQRTFNIGISRSVSYLAAPAFAAALMDREVIATIPVARHVLLVAEVIVAAGSALDGGSLAAAGDNPGVRVIAFAQFGEPGPVWLPASGFRLRARDRITVVARRSGLSWLLKQASEPVDEAEPAT from the coding sequence ATGGCTGTCGACCCGTGGCGTGACCGCGCCCGCCGCGCCGTCGGCGGTCGGCTGCGCAGCAACGGCGACAACCAGCCGCACTACGTCGTCTGCGGACACGACCCGCTGGCCTATCGGCTGGTCGGCGAGCTGGTAGCGGCGGCCGCCACAGTGACGGTCATCGTGCCGACCCGGCCCCGACCGGACGGTCCGGACATGCGGTCGATCAAAGGCATCCGGCTGCTGCGGGCCGACCGGCTGACCGAGCAGACGTTCCGCAGCGCCGGGCTGGCCGGCGCGCGCGGCCTGGCGCTGCTCAACCAGGACGACGTCGGCAACATCAACGCCGCGCTGTGCGCCCAGGAGGTCGAGCCAGACCTGCGGGTGGTGATGCGGATGTTCAACACCCGGCTGGGCAGCCGGGTGAAGCGGCTGTTCGTCGACTGCGAGGTGTTGTCCGACGCGTCGATGGCGGCACCCGCCTTTGTCGCGGCCGCCCTCGGGGTGGTTTCGCCGACCCACTTCCGCCACGGCGGCCGGACGCTGCACGTGGCGCAGCGCGACGAGGTCCGCCCCGAGCACGTCATCTGCGGGCTGGCCGACCTGAGCGACGCCGGCCGCCCCCGGGTGCTGCCGGCCGACCAGCACACCGCCGATCTGGTGCTGGCCGAGGCTGCCGGCAGCCAGCTGGCGCCGGTCCGGGCGGCCCGGCGGATCATCCGCGCCCGCCAGCGCGCCCGGCTGTGGCGGGATCCGGTGCGGGCGTTGCGGTCCTTCGCCACCCGCAAGATCGGGATGGCCACGCTCGGCGTACTGGCGGTGGTGGTGGTCTTCGGCATGCTGCTGTCACGTGCCGAGGGGGTGAGCGTCGCCGAGGCGGTCTACCTGACCGTGGTGATGACGCTCAGCGGAGCCGATCCGGACCTGGGCAAGTCGGCAGCCGTACAGGTGATGCAGGTGGTGCTCAGCCTGGCCGGGCTGGCGTTGATCCCGCTGCTCACCGCCGCCGTGGTGGACGGTCTGGTGAACGCCCGGCTGGCGATAGCCGACCGGCAGACCCGGCCGGAGCGGGCTGGGCACGTGGTGGTCGTCGGGCTCGGCAACGTCGGCACCCGGGTGATGTGGCAGCTGCACGACCTCGGCGTCGAGGTGGTCGGGGTCGACAAGGACCCGGACGCGCGGGGCGTGCCGGTCGCGCGGGAGCTGGACATACCGTTGATCATCGGCGACGGCTCCCAGGAGGAGACGCTGCGCGCCGCCTCGGTGGCGACCTGCCGGGCGCTGGTGATCGTCTCCACCGACGACGTGACGAACCTGCAGGCGGCGCTGTACGCCCGGGAGATCCACAGCGACGTGCACGTCGTGCTGCGGCTGTTCGACGGCGATTTCGCCAGCCGGATCCAGCGCACCTTCAACATTGGTATCTCGCGCAGCGTGTCGTACCTGGCGGCGCCGGCGTTCGCCGCCGCGCTGATGGACCGGGAGGTGATCGCCACCATTCCGGTGGCCCGGCACGTGCTGCTGGTCGCCGAGGTGATCGTCGCCGCCGGGTCGGCGCTGGACGGCGGGTCGCTCGCCGCCGCCGGCGACAATCCGGGCGTACGGGTGATTGCGTTCGCGCAGTTCGGCGAGCCTGGTCCGGTGTGGCTGCCGGCGTCGGGTTTCCGGCTGCGGGCCCGGGACCGGATCACCGTGGTGGCCCGCCGGTCCGGGCTGAGTTGGCTGCTCAAGCAGGCCTCGGAGCCGGTCGACGAGGCCGAGCCGGCGACCTGA